One window of Campylobacter sp. RM12651 genomic DNA carries:
- a CDS encoding TSUP family transporter has protein sequence MPEISIIQEIVVLISALFAGFIDAICGGGGLIIIPMLIAFGLGEQLAISTHKFQAMFAMCCSFSTLFKYIEFKKVFIGMIFSIIGGILGARVLLIINPEPLKPIILFTLLLIFIYSIFNSKLGSIKAKQIMSEKLFYPFFGLLIGFYDGFLGPATGSFWIFASISLIGQDIKQASINAKALCMASGMISLIIFMIDFKIYYSLGLKMAMCGIFGAFLGAKFVLKYKSDSIKKIFLVIVFITLLKLTYEYYLK, from the coding sequence ATGCCAGAAATTAGTATTATCCAAGAAATTGTAGTTTTAATATCGGCACTATTTGCTGGCTTTATTGATGCAATTTGCGGCGGTGGAGGGCTTATTATAATACCTATGCTAATTGCTTTTGGTTTAGGAGAACAATTAGCCATTAGCACTCACAAATTTCAAGCAATGTTTGCGATGTGTTGTTCGTTTTCAACCCTTTTTAAATATATAGAATTTAAAAAAGTATTTATAGGAATGATTTTTAGCATAATAGGTGGTATTTTAGGTGCTAGGGTTCTTTTAATAATTAATCCTGAACCATTAAAACCCATTATATTATTTACTCTTTTATTGATTTTTATATATTCTATTTTCAATTCAAAACTAGGTAGTATTAAAGCTAAGCAAATAATGAGTGAAAAATTATTCTATCCGTTTTTTGGCTTATTAATAGGATTTTATGATGGATTTTTAGGGCCTGCTACAGGTTCATTTTGGATATTTGCTAGCATTAGTTTAATAGGTCAAGATATTAAACAAGCAAGTATTAATGCTAAAGCTTTATGTATGGCAAGTGGTATGATTTCTCTTATAATATTTATGATAGATTTTAAGATTTATTATTCACTTGGTCTAAAAATGGCTATGTGTGGTATATTTGGAGCATTTTTAGGTGCTAAATTTGTTTTAAAATACAAAAGTGATTCTATCAAAAAAATATTTTTAGTTATTGTTTTTATAACTTTACTTAAACTAACTTATGAATATTATTTAAAATAA
- a CDS encoding TSUP family transporter, whose translation MEFSLLEYFIGFLASFIGGFIDAIVGGGGLVTLPVILGLGVPPSLAIATSKLQASMAAVSAVFSLRKEIKFKELRLGILITAIFSILGSYVLLLISNEAIMPLILVILILVFIYTIFKPNLGNINKKAILSTTLFLIIFGVILGFYDGFIGPGTGSFWILAFTSLLGFNLKQASINTKLLNTTSNVCSLCFFLCFYDVLIKLGLIMGVGGIIGAYLGGKCLLKININIIRWVFIIIVFCTICKLIYSNFF comes from the coding sequence ATGGAATTTAGTTTATTAGAATATTTTATAGGCTTTTTAGCTTCATTTATTGGTGGTTTTATTGATGCTATTGTGGGTGGTGGCGGACTTGTTACATTGCCTGTGATTTTAGGACTTGGAGTGCCACCATCTTTAGCCATTGCAACTAGTAAGTTACAAGCTAGCATGGCTGCAGTTTCTGCTGTATTTAGTTTAAGAAAAGAAATAAAATTTAAAGAATTAAGACTTGGAATTTTAATAACAGCAATTTTTTCAATTCTTGGAAGTTATGTTTTGCTTTTAATATCTAATGAAGCTATTATGCCACTTATTTTAGTTATTTTAATATTAGTATTTATTTATACTATTTTTAAGCCAAATCTAGGGAATATAAACAAAAAAGCTATTTTAAGCACTACTTTATTTTTAATAATTTTTGGTGTTATTTTGGGATTTTATGATGGTTTTATAGGACCAGGAACTGGCTCATTTTGGATATTAGCATTTACTTCTTTATTAGGATTTAATCTAAAGCAAGCATCAATAAATACTAAATTATTAAACACTACAAGCAATGTTTGTTCTTTATGTTTCTTTTTGTGCTTTTATGATGTTTTAATTAAACTTGGTCTTATTATGGGAGTAGGTGGGATAATAGGTGCTTATTTGGGTGGTAAATGCCTTCTAAAAATTAATATAAATATAATTAGATGGGTTTTTATAATTATTGTTTTTTGCACTATTTGTAAATTAATATATTCAAATTTCTTTTAG
- a CDS encoding GNAT family N-acetyltransferase encodes MIRPARMSDYKACEILDLAMAEFSENFFNETNYQKKIEKFYDFFGKEKTRFCLDNLFVYEKDNQIISICCAYGDREYNDDALKQYLKNINSNYEIIKECDKDEFYIDSVAIIPSYRKMGILKEMLEYAINIAKNKGYNKITLITKSSQIYERYGFKVINECKEFENYFKMLKEI; translated from the coding sequence ATGATTAGACCTGCTAGAATGAGTGATTATAAGGCTTGCGAGATTTTAGACTTAGCAATGGCTGAGTTTAGTGAAAACTTTTTTAACGAAACAAATTATCAAAAGAAAATTGAAAAATTTTATGATTTTTTTGGTAAGGAAAAAACTAGATTTTGTCTTGATAATTTATTTGTATATGAAAAAGACAATCAAATTATTTCAATTTGTTGTGCTTATGGCGATAGAGAATATAATGATGACGCTTTAAAGCAATATTTAAAAAATATAAACTCAAATTATGAGATTATAAAAGAATGCGATAAAGATGAATTTTATATAGATAGTGTAGCGATAATTCCTAGCTATAGAAAAATGGGGATATTAAAAGAAATGCTTGAATATGCAATTAATATAGCAAAAAATAAAGGTTATAACAAAATTACACTAATAACCAAATCTTCACAAATATACGAAAGATATGGTTTTAAAGTAATAAATGAGTGTAAAGAATTTGAAAACTATTTTAAAATGCTAAAAGAAATTTGA
- a CDS encoding YebC/PmpR family DNA-binding transcriptional regulator, translated as MGRAFEYRRAAKEARWDKMSKIFPKLAKAIEVAAKEGGIDPEMNAKLRSAIATAKAQNMPKDNIDAALKRAAGKDGNDIKSLHYEAKANYGVQIIVEVATDNTNRTAANIKAIFNKNGATPLVNGSLEFLFSRKSVFVCKKPNMDLEELELSLIDFGLEELEDEEENVRIIGAYDSFKELSTGIDELKLELVSGRLEYVPNNPISLSEEQITELEKLLDKLEEDDDVQAVYTNIE; from the coding sequence ATGGGAAGAGCGTTTGAATACAGACGTGCAGCAAAAGAAGCTCGTTGGGATAAGATGAGTAAGATATTTCCAAAATTAGCAAAAGCTATTGAAGTTGCAGCAAAAGAAGGTGGAATTGACCCTGAAATGAACGCAAAACTTCGTTCAGCAATAGCAACAGCAAAAGCTCAAAATATGCCAAAAGATAATATTGACGCGGCATTAAAAAGAGCAGCAGGTAAAGATGGAAACGATATTAAAAGCCTTCATTATGAAGCTAAAGCTAATTACGGAGTGCAAATTATAGTTGAAGTTGCTACTGATAATACCAATAGAACCGCAGCTAATATAAAAGCTATTTTTAATAAAAACGGAGCTACTCCACTTGTAAATGGTAGTTTAGAATTTTTATTTTCAAGAAAAAGTGTTTTTGTATGTAAAAAACCTAATATGGATTTAGAAGAATTAGAATTAAGCCTAATTGATTTTGGTTTAGAAGAATTAGAAGATGAAGAAGAAAATGTAAGAATTATCGGAGCTTATGATAGCTTTAAAGAGCTTAGCACAGGAATTGATGAGCTTAAATTAGAGCTTGTTAGTGGAAGACTTGAATATGTTCCAAACAATCCAATAAGTCTTAGTGAAGAGCAAATCACTGAACTTGAAAAATTATTAGATAAGCTTGAAGAAGATGATGATGTTCAAGCAGTTTATACAAATATAGAATAA
- a CDS encoding peptidylprolyl isomerase, with product MLKVYDNFADLENINEAIIKTNKGDMKLTLFKDSPQATLNFVHLAKNGFYNGLKFHRVIPNFVIQGGCPLGTGTGGPGWNIKCECKNQEHKHLRGTLSMAHAGRDTGGSQFFVCHSAQPHLDGVHTIFGQVNNEDGLKILDSIRQGDIIESIEIK from the coding sequence ATGTTAAAAGTATATGACAATTTTGCAGATTTAGAAAATATTAATGAAGCTATTATTAAGACTAATAAAGGTGATATGAAATTAACTTTATTTAAAGATAGCCCGCAAGCTACTTTAAATTTTGTTCATTTAGCAAAAAATGGATTTTATAATGGTCTAAAATTTCATAGAGTAATTCCTAATTTCGTTATTCAAGGTGGTTGTCCTTTAGGCACAGGCACAGGTGGTCCTGGTTGGAATATTAAATGTGAATGTAAAAATCAAGAGCATAAGCATTTAAGAGGGACTTTATCTATGGCTCACGCTGGTCGTGATACTGGTGGCTCTCAATTTTTTGTTTGTCATTCAGCACAACCACACTTAGATGGAGTTCATACGATTTTTGGTCAAGTTAATAACGAAGATGGCTTAAAGATTCTTGATAGTATCCGCCAAGGCGATATTATTGAAAGTATTGAAATAAAATAA
- a CDS encoding XRE family transcriptional regulator: MIETNDIFNLLHNAIESKENGKKISLQAMSQRLGLPMRTYQDWRLGNSKPQAVKAVFTMLCELDDDELLFLMSRIRKQLKD, from the coding sequence ATGATTGAGACGAACGATATATTTAATTTATTACATAATGCGATAGAGAGTAAAGAAAATGGTAAGAAAATTTCTTTGCAAGCAATGTCGCAGCGTTTAGGATTACCTATGCGAACTTATCAAGACTGGCGTTTAGGTAATTCTAAACCACAAGCAGTAAAAGCTGTATTTACAATGCTTTGTGAATTAGATGATGATGAGTTATTATTTTTAATGTCTCGTATAAGAAAACAATTAAAGGACTAA